Proteins encoded together in one Camelina sativa cultivar DH55 chromosome 9, Cs, whole genome shotgun sequence window:
- the LOC104712919 gene encoding uncharacterized protein LOC104712919 — MATSTFSSRGAQTMNTMFVKPMLRKSIHKKSASHDIVRETAKTEGSGAGEEVKTMRGFYGAGETSSPASSWVPHEGTGIYYPKGHEKVMQDVPPPPAGSHADELVNWFS, encoded by the exons ATGGCGACTTCCACCTTCTCTTCTCGTGGTGCACAAACCATGAACACTATGTTCGTCAA accgATGCTTAGGAAATCGATTCACAAGAAGAGTGCATCGCACGACATAGTGAGGGAGACGGCCAAGACGGAGGGTTCCGGCGCCGGAGAGGAAGTGAAGACGATGAGAGGCTTCTACGGCGCCGGAGAGACGTCTTCACCGGCGAGTAGTTGGGTGCCACATGAAGGCACGGGTATATACTATCCAAAAGGGCATGAGAAGGTGATGCAAGATGTGCCTCCTCCTCCAGCTGGCAGCCACGCGGACGAGCTCGTTAATTGGTTCTCCTAA